A DNA window from Pyrus communis chromosome 3, drPyrComm1.1, whole genome shotgun sequence contains the following coding sequences:
- the LOC137729829 gene encoding protein LIGHT-DEPENDENT SHORT HYPOCOTYLS 4-like produces the protein MDSIQDMDGSSSSHHHEITMASSHNLIINTSTTMNSSAATASSTTTGNLVAAAGSSSSPSSSSSPGSSSRYENQKRRDWNTFGQYLKNHRPPLSLSWCSGAHVLEFLRYLDQFGKTKVHTPICPFYGHPNPPAPCPCPLRQAWGSLDALIGRLRAAFEENGGKPEANPFGARAVRLYLREVRDLQSKARGISYEKKKRKRPPLPQQLPPPPLPPPDHHHHYPSQQ, from the coding sequence ATGGATTCAATCCAAGATATGGATGGAAGTTCAAGCTCTCACCACCATGAGATCACCATGGCATCGAGCCATAACCTAATTATCAACACATCCACAACGATGAACAGCAGTGCTGCTACTGCTAGTAGTACTACCACTGGTAATCTGGTAGCGGCTGCTGGAAGCTCATCTTCTCCTTCCTCGTCATCATCTCCTGGTTCCAGCAGCCGCTACGAGAACCAAAAGCGGCGTGACTGGAACACCTTCGGCCAGTACCTCAAGAACCACCGCCCTCCGCTCTCTCTCTCCTGGTGCAGTGGGGCTCACGTTCTCGAATTCCTCCGGTACCTTGACCAGTTTGGCAAGACCAAAGTCCACACCCCAATCTGCCCCTTTTACGGCCATCCAAACCCTCCAGCTCCCTGCCCCTGCCCGCTGCGCCAGGCGTGGGGAAGCCTCGACGCCCTCATCGGCCGCCTCCGCGCCGCCTTCGAAGAAAACGGAGGCAAGCCTGAAGCCAACCCCTTTGGTGCTCGAGCCGTGAGGCTTTACCTTCGTGAGGTTCGTGATTTGCAGTCCAAAGCAAGAGGCATCAGCTACGAGAAGAAGAAGCGGAAGAGACCGCCTCTGCCTCAACAGCTGCCTCCACCGCCTCTGCCGCCGCCAGATCATCATCACCATTATCCCAGTCAACAATAA
- the LOC137729318 gene encoding mitochondrial ATP-independent inner membrane protease subunit 2-like, translating into MVSLSTWFRYIAHKLEYSATLSWKSYQRGQITDKELGDAVWKNLFQGRLTYLHWNKGEEMAPSIGAQSGTLLVRKIPAADPKRVFVGDVVVLKDPEKPDNYLVRRLAAIEGYEMLSTDEKDEPFVLDKDECWVLADNESLKPKEANDSRKFGPVSMTDIVGRVIYCLRTAVDHGPVQNSRSSMRKDTPVLEVELDVDEMAKNHKA; encoded by the exons ATGGTTTCCCTCTCCACCTGGTTCCGGTACATAGCCCACAAGCTTGAGTACTCTGCCACGCTCAGCTGGAAG AGCTATCAAAGAGGTCAAATCACAGACAAGGAGCTAGGTGATGCCGTTTGGAAAAATCTATTTCAGGGAAGGCTGACGTACTTGCATTGGAATAAGGGAGAGGAGATGGCCCCTAGTATAGGCGCGCAAAGTGGAACTCTTCTTGTCCGGAAGATACCAGCTGCAGATCCAAA GCGTGTTTTTGTTGGGGATGTAGTTGTCTTGAAGGACCCTGAGAAACCCGATAATTACCTGGTGAGAAGATTGGCTGCAATTGAAGGGTATGAAATGCTGTCCACCGATGAAAAAGATGAGCCTTTTGTCCTTGATAAGGATGAATGCTGGGTGTTGGCTGATAATGAAAGTTTGAAGCCCAAG GAAGCCAATGACAGTCGAAAGTTTGGGCCAGTTTCCATGACAGACATAGTTGGCAGAGTCATATATTGTTTACGAACAGCTGTGGATCATGGCCCCGTGCAGAACAG CCGTTCTAGCATGCGAAAGGATACACCGGTTCTGGAAGTTGAATTGGATGTCGATGAGATGGCAAAAAACCACAAAGCCTGA
- the LOC137729316 gene encoding rho-N domain-containing protein 1, chloroplastic-like isoform X2: protein MLQGVHIIGHGPSDAKCLPCSGISGRVAPLYPCSSRFNHKSKSQVSYGSPKGAYKGVSFTCRASSGGRNRNPEFPRQNRHGYSRSRNRKSEERDGFDNFDESDMLSSKNGPSVSLSSNTKFGATASPGPREKEIVELFRKVQAQLRERSAVKEERKVEASQGHGKENATVDSLLNLLRKHSVEQSKRNSNSGSSNKDFTLDQPEKNARYGERKNTASFDSNNKAPFDSNNLLKDDVEEPTASFSRPASNFQRKSPIPRLTYQAIYSEDDHTGNSVPHVNSTGKIKKNHVERVPKPEPEPEPEPELELEAELDPMPEHDTEFEFEPEPEPEPEIVQLLEDETSEDEILGPEEPLIEDDENKGERVESRDLSTLKLPELRVLAKSRGVKGYSKMKKAELLELLSGNTV from the exons ATGTTACAGGGCGTTCATATCATCG GTCATGGACCATCAGATGCCAAATGTCTTCCGTGTTCTGGAATTTCCGGAAGGGTAGCCCCTTTATATCCCTGCTCTTCTCGTTTCAACCATAAGTCCAAGTCACAGGTCAGTTATGGATCACCAAAAGGTGCTTACAAGGGGGTATCCTTTACGTGCAGAGCGAGTTCTGGTGGTCGTAATAGAAATCCAGAGTTTCCAAGGCAAAACAGACATGGGTACTCCCGGAGCAGGAATAGGAAAAGTGAAGAAAGAGATGGCTTTGATAACTTTGATGAATCTGATATGCTGTCTTCTAAAAATGGGCCATCGGTCTCCCTTTCAAGTAACACAAAGTTTGGGGCCACTGCATCCCCTGGACCTAGAGAAAAAGAGATTGTTGAGCTGTTCCGGAAGGTCCAGGCTCAACTTCGGGAGAGAAGTGCAGTTAAAGAAGAAAGGAAGGTTGAAGCTTCACAAGGGCATGGTAAAGAGAATGCGACTGTGGATTCCCTCCTCAACCTGTTAAGAAAGCACTCGGTTGAGCAATCAAAGAGAAACAGCAACAGTGGCAGCAGCAACAAGGACTTCACGTTGGACCAACCAGAAAAGAATGCCCGATATGGTGAAAGAAAAAACACAGCATCTTTTGATTCAAATAACAAAGCTCCTTTTGATTCAAATAACCTTTTGAAGGATGATGTTGAAGAACCTACTGCCTCCTTCAGCAGGCCTGCTTCGAATTTCCAACGCAAGTCTCCCATTCCTCGGTTAACATACCAGGCCATTTATTCTGAGGATGATCACACAGGCAACTCGGTGCCACATGTGAATTCAACTgggaaaataaagaagaatcaTGTTGAGAGAGTTCCTAAACCAGAGCCTGAGCCTGAGCCTGAGCCAGAGCTTGAGTTGGAGGCAGAACTTGACCCTATGCCCGAGCATGATACTGAGTTTGAATTTGAGCCTGAACCTGAGCCGGAGCCTGAGATTGTTCAGTTGTTAGAGGACGAGACTTCAGAAGATGAGATTTTGGGTCCTGAAGAACCTCTAATTGAAGACGATGAGAACAAAGGAGAACGTGTTGAAAGTAGGGATTTGAGTACATTGAAGCTGCCAGAATTGAGGGTACTAGCAAAGTCTCGAGGTGTAAAAGGGTATTCGAAGATGAAGAAGGCTGAGCTTTTGGAGTTGCTAAGCGGGAACACAGTTTGA
- the LOC137729646 gene encoding U-box domain-containing protein 3-like — MDTSSMKCLINSISRFVHLVSSQTLKHIPIQKDYRTIVDVLKLLKPLIDEVVDFKVPSDDILYKECEELDMAVNGAREFIENWSPKSSKISSAWRCEPLLITIQNSSLKICSILRRLSQSSSSGSSLTGLQHCTQEIQSLKLERVTEYLEEAVRSQSKDVMPSTKLLMKIIELLNLTSNQELLKESIAVEKERMNVEVGDVRGKLDQINQIVVLVSHIREFMVKIEHLETVSGVSIPSYFRCPLSSELMLDPVIVASGQTYERESIQKWIDHGLTICPKTRQRLYHTNLIPNYTVKAMIQSWCQENDIKLTANSDGSNAILVPSPSDQVSPADSTHTGGLHCTTHSSNSTSRSSLEVGNIFEKQKKDVSPRLGGEMSNGCDSNKKGHSSPKQSYSHSRGESATSAVSSIDYAPPASIKVSGVSNKHENVRRLSGEITSEHPVASTPKKQSAIPTGLSGKLSHISKTKAEGAWTDSPSYPDRQLLPFYSSGSDELTTGSHVRNLIEDLKSQSNEVQTMAAEELRLLGKHNMENRTIIGQCGAITPLVSLLYSGELTTQEHAVTALLNLSINEDNKAMIAQAGAIDPLIHVLKTGSDGAKENSAATLFSLSVLDEYKAKIGRSGAVKALVDLLASGTLRGKKDAGTALFNLSIFHENKARLVQAGVVKHLIDLMDPDSGMVDKAVALLANLSTIAEGRIAITREGGIPLLVEIVESGSHRGKENAASILLQLCLHSPKFCTLVLQEGAVPPLVALSQSGTPRAKEKAQQLLSHFRNQREGAMGKGK, encoded by the exons ATGGACACATCATCTATGAAATGTCTGATAAACAGTATATCTCGATTCGTTCATCTAGTTTCAAGCCAAACATTGAAACATATTCCTATTCAGAAGGATTACAGAACCATAGTTGATGTACTGAAGCTTTTGAAGCCATTGATTGATGAAGTAGTCGACTTTAAAGTACCGTCAGATGACATTCTATATAAAGAGTGTGAAGAATTAGATATGGCTGTCAATGGAGCTAGGGAATTCATCGAAAACTGGTCTCCAAAGTCGAGCAAAATTTCAAGT GCTTGGCGGTGTGAGCCGCTGTTGATAACTATCCAAAACTCTTCACTCAAGATTTGCAGCATATTACGTAGACTGTCACAGTCATCTTCATCAGGGTCAAGTTTAACGGGTCTTCAG CACTGTACACAGGAAATTCAATCTTTGAAGCTGGAAAGAGTAACAGAATACTTAGAAGAGGCTGTGAGAAGTCAAAGTAAAGATGTCATGCCTTCCACCAAACTTCTTATGAAAATTATCGAATTGCTTAATCTGACTTCAAACCAAGAACTGCTGAAAGAAAGCATTGCTGTAGAAAAGGAAAGAATGAATGTCGAAGTCGGTGATGTTAGAGGGAAATTAGATCAAATTAACCAAATTGTGGTTCTTGTCTCCCATATTCGTGAATTCATGGTCAAAATTGAGCACCTTGAAACCGTATCTGGCGTCTCGATCCCTTCATACTTCCGCTGCCCTCTGTCTTCAGAACTCATGCTGGACCCTGTGATTGTAGCTTCAGGTCAAACCTATGAGAGAGAATCCATCCAAAAATGGATTGATCATGGGCTAACTATTTGCCCAAAGACCCGACAGAGGCTGTACCATACTAATCTCATTCCCAATTATACTGTCAAGGCTATGATACAAAGCTGGTGTCAGGAAAATGATATAAAACTTACGGCGAACTCTGACGGCTCTAATGCTATCTTGGTCCCATCTCCATCAGATCAAGTATCTCCTGCAGATTCAACTCACACAGGTGGTTTGCATTGCACTACACACAGTAGCAATTCGACATCGAGGTCATCTCTTGAAGTTGGAAACATCTTTGAGAAGCAAAAGAAAGATGTCTCTCCTAGATTAGGTGGAGAAATGTCCAATGGATGCGATAGTAACAAGAAAGGTCACTCATCACCAAAACAGTCATATAGTCATAGCAGGGGTGAATCAGCCACTAGTGCTGTTTCCAGTATTGATTATGCACCTCCAGCATCGATTAAGGTGTCAGGGGTATCTAATAAGCATGAAAATGTTCGTAGGTTGTCTGGAGAAATCACATCTGAGCATCCGGTTGCTTCTACTCCAAAGAAACAATCAGCAATTCCCACCGGGTTATCAGGAAAATTATCTCACATTTCCAAGACAAAAGCAGAAGGGGCATGGACTGATAGCCCCAGTTATCCTGATAGACAGCTGCTTCCATTTTATAGTTCAGGATCTGATGAGTTGACAACAGGATCCCATGTCAGGAATTTAATTGAAGACCTCAAGAGCCAGTCAAATGAAGTGCAAACTATGGCAGCAGAAGAGTTGCGGCTTCTTGGAAAGCACAATATGGAGAATCGAACTATTATAGGCCAGTGTGGTGCTATTACACCATTAGTTTCACTTCTATATTCAGGAGAGTTGACAACACAAGAGCATGCTGTGACAGCGCTTTTGAATTTATCAATTAATGAAGACAACAAAGCGATGATTGCACAAGCAGGGGCAATTGATCCCCTAATCCATGTTCTAAAAACAGGAAGTGACGGAGCGAAAGAAAATTCTGCTGCAACTTTGTTCAGCCTCTCTGTATTGGACGAATACAAGGCAAAAATTGGTCGGTCTGGTGCAGTTAAGGCCTTGGTTGATCTTCTAGCTTCAGGGACTCTTCGGGGGAAGAAAGATGCTGGTACTGCATTGTTTAATCTGtcaatttttcatgaaaataaagCTCGCCTAGTTCAAGCTGGGGTTGTGAAGCATCTTATTGATTTGATGGACCCTGATTCTGGGATGGTTGACAAGGCCGTTGCTCTCCTGGCAAATTTGTCCACCATTGCAGAGGGCCGCATAGCAATTACACGGGAAGGGGGCATTCCGTTACTAGTTGAGATTGTTGAATCAGGTTCCCATAGAGGCAAGGAGAATGCTGCCTCCATATTGTTGCAGTTGTGCCTTCATAGTCCAAAGTTTTGCACCCTTGTTCTTCAGGAAGGAGCTGTTCCTCCCCTGGTTGCCTTATCTCAGTCTGGCACACCAAGAGCAAAGGAAAAG GCACAGCAGCTTCTCAGTCACTTCAGGAATCAGCGAGAAGGGGCTATGGGAAAGGGAAAATAA
- the LOC137729317 gene encoding large ribosomal subunit protein uL10c-like, producing the protein MEATLFSFHSSKLPSTPLTQTQPKSLLTRPATNPFLSLAPRPARHHHRLPTIRSAISRTKKEQTVETIKENLENCHLMAGIRYKGLTVKQFQDLRKVLPETTKLIVAKNTLVYKAIEGTPWEALKPCMTGMNAWMFVHSEEIPPAIKPYRDFQKEKKLDSNDFTGAVFEGKFYGPGDFKQLETMPTRAEIYAKLLGTLNSPASSLVGTIQAPARELVMLLKAYVQKLEEEGGGGGQ; encoded by the coding sequence ATGGAAGCCACTCTCTTCAGCTTCCATTCCTCCAAACTCCCATCAACCCCcctaacccaaacccaacccaaatcCCTCCTGACCCGACCCGCCACAAACCCATTTCTCTCCCTCGCTCCCCGCCCCGcccgccaccaccaccgcctCCCCACAATCCGCTCCGCCATCTCCCGCACCAAAAAGGAACAGACCGTCGAGACCATCAAAGAAAACCTCGAGAACTGCCACCTCATGGCCGGCATCCGCTACAAGGGCCTCACCGTCAAGCAATTCCAAGACCTCCGGAAAGTCCTGCCGGAAACCACCAAGCTCATTGTGGCGAAGAACACCCTGGTCTACAAGGCAATCGAGGGGACGCCGTGGGAGGCGCTGAAGCCGTGCATGACGGGGATGAACGCCTGGATGTTCGTCCACAGCGAGGAAATCCCGCCGGCCATTAAGCCCTACAGGGATTTCCAGAAGGAGAAGAAGCTCGACAGCAACGACTTCACCGGGGCGGTTTTCGAAGGGAAGTTTTACGGGCCTGGAGACTTTAAGCAGCTAGAGACAATGCCGACGAGGGCGGAGATTTACGCTAAGTTGCTTGGGACGTTGAATAGTCCCGCGTCGAGCTTGGTGGGGACGATTCAGGCGCCGGCGAGGGAGTTGGTCATGCTTTTGAAGGCATATGTGCAGAAATTGGAGGAGGAAGGCGGCGGCGGGGGGCAATAG
- the LOC137729316 gene encoding rho-N domain-containing protein 1, chloroplastic-like isoform X1: protein MRNAKSVPFSVRGGYCLHMRDRIRVVSYEKYFQAREGHGPSDAKCLPCSGISGRVAPLYPCSSRFNHKSKSQVSYGSPKGAYKGVSFTCRASSGGRNRNPEFPRQNRHGYSRSRNRKSEERDGFDNFDESDMLSSKNGPSVSLSSNTKFGATASPGPREKEIVELFRKVQAQLRERSAVKEERKVEASQGHGKENATVDSLLNLLRKHSVEQSKRNSNSGSSNKDFTLDQPEKNARYGERKNTASFDSNNKAPFDSNNLLKDDVEEPTASFSRPASNFQRKSPIPRLTYQAIYSEDDHTGNSVPHVNSTGKIKKNHVERVPKPEPEPEPEPELELEAELDPMPEHDTEFEFEPEPEPEPEIVQLLEDETSEDEILGPEEPLIEDDENKGERVESRDLSTLKLPELRVLAKSRGVKGYSKMKKAELLELLSGNTV, encoded by the exons ATGAGGAACGCAAAATCTGTACCTTTTTCGGTGCGTGGGGGGTATTGTTTGCACATGAGGGATAGAATAAGAGTGGTCTcttatgaaaaatattttcaagcACGAGAAG GTCATGGACCATCAGATGCCAAATGTCTTCCGTGTTCTGGAATTTCCGGAAGGGTAGCCCCTTTATATCCCTGCTCTTCTCGTTTCAACCATAAGTCCAAGTCACAGGTCAGTTATGGATCACCAAAAGGTGCTTACAAGGGGGTATCCTTTACGTGCAGAGCGAGTTCTGGTGGTCGTAATAGAAATCCAGAGTTTCCAAGGCAAAACAGACATGGGTACTCCCGGAGCAGGAATAGGAAAAGTGAAGAAAGAGATGGCTTTGATAACTTTGATGAATCTGATATGCTGTCTTCTAAAAATGGGCCATCGGTCTCCCTTTCAAGTAACACAAAGTTTGGGGCCACTGCATCCCCTGGACCTAGAGAAAAAGAGATTGTTGAGCTGTTCCGGAAGGTCCAGGCTCAACTTCGGGAGAGAAGTGCAGTTAAAGAAGAAAGGAAGGTTGAAGCTTCACAAGGGCATGGTAAAGAGAATGCGACTGTGGATTCCCTCCTCAACCTGTTAAGAAAGCACTCGGTTGAGCAATCAAAGAGAAACAGCAACAGTGGCAGCAGCAACAAGGACTTCACGTTGGACCAACCAGAAAAGAATGCCCGATATGGTGAAAGAAAAAACACAGCATCTTTTGATTCAAATAACAAAGCTCCTTTTGATTCAAATAACCTTTTGAAGGATGATGTTGAAGAACCTACTGCCTCCTTCAGCAGGCCTGCTTCGAATTTCCAACGCAAGTCTCCCATTCCTCGGTTAACATACCAGGCCATTTATTCTGAGGATGATCACACAGGCAACTCGGTGCCACATGTGAATTCAACTgggaaaataaagaagaatcaTGTTGAGAGAGTTCCTAAACCAGAGCCTGAGCCTGAGCCTGAGCCAGAGCTTGAGTTGGAGGCAGAACTTGACCCTATGCCCGAGCATGATACTGAGTTTGAATTTGAGCCTGAACCTGAGCCGGAGCCTGAGATTGTTCAGTTGTTAGAGGACGAGACTTCAGAAGATGAGATTTTGGGTCCTGAAGAACCTCTAATTGAAGACGATGAGAACAAAGGAGAACGTGTTGAAAGTAGGGATTTGAGTACATTGAAGCTGCCAGAATTGAGGGTACTAGCAAAGTCTCGAGGTGTAAAAGGGTATTCGAAGATGAAGAAGGCTGAGCTTTTGGAGTTGCTAAGCGGGAACACAGTTTGA